Proteins co-encoded in one Prevotella sp. E13-27 genomic window:
- a CDS encoding sodium-dependent transporter gives MSQTERGNFASKIGIILATAGSAVGLGNVWRFPYLAGENGGAVFIIIYFACVLLLGIPCMLSEFIIGRHAQSNTARAYRKMSGGTAWTIVGFMGVLTGFLITGYYAVVSGWCLQYMWASIVGHMSGEPAYFQQYFTSFTQSGFKPLIWLLVIMSMTFFIVRSGVQSGIERASKVLMPTLFILLLIIVVASCMLPNAEAGILFMLKPDWSSVTHDVFLSALGQSFYSLSIAMGCLCTYASYFTRKTNLSNSAIQISVIDLFIAILAGLMIFPAAFSVGVRPDSGPSLIFITLPNVFQQAFGASQVLQYSMSLMFYSLLTLAALTSLMSLVEVATAFCHEELKISRRNATLLVVTSASLIGVFCSLSLSGYDGLTVLGMSLFDLFDFVTGQIFLPIVGFLTCIFIGWVVPRKVVYDEFTNDGTLRDTFFRLFLFLVRFVCPLCILAIFLHQLGVF, from the coding sequence ATGTCACAAACAGAAAGAGGTAATTTTGCGTCAAAGATAGGCATCATCCTTGCTACTGCCGGCTCTGCCGTAGGCTTGGGCAATGTGTGGCGTTTTCCATATCTGGCAGGCGAGAACGGCGGTGCCGTGTTCATCATCATCTATTTCGCGTGTGTGCTTCTGTTGGGCATCCCCTGCATGCTCAGCGAGTTCATCATAGGTCGTCATGCACAGTCGAACACCGCGCGTGCCTATCGTAAAATGTCAGGCGGCACGGCATGGACCATTGTGGGGTTCATGGGTGTGCTCACCGGCTTCCTCATCACTGGCTACTATGCCGTCGTCAGCGGATGGTGTCTGCAGTACATGTGGGCATCCATAGTAGGACACATGTCGGGCGAGCCCGCCTATTTCCAGCAGTACTTCACCTCTTTCACCCAAAGCGGCTTCAAGCCGTTGATATGGCTGTTAGTAATAATGTCAATGACGTTCTTCATAGTGCGCAGCGGTGTCCAGAGCGGCATTGAGCGGGCGTCAAAAGTGCTCATGCCTACCCTATTCATCCTGCTGCTCATCATCGTCGTGGCATCGTGCATGCTCCCCAACGCCGAGGCAGGCATACTTTTCATGCTGAAGCCCGACTGGTCGTCAGTAACCCACGACGTGTTCCTCTCCGCACTGGGACAGTCGTTCTACTCGCTCTCCATTGCCATGGGCTGTTTGTGCACCTATGCCAGCTATTTCACACGTAAGACCAACCTCTCTAACTCTGCCATTCAGATAAGCGTCATAGACCTTTTCATAGCCATTCTGGCAGGTCTCATGATCTTCCCCGCAGCATTCTCCGTGGGTGTAAGACCCGACAGTGGTCCGTCGCTCATCTTCATAACCCTTCCCAACGTGTTCCAGCAGGCTTTTGGAGCCTCACAGGTGCTTCAGTACAGCATGTCACTGATGTTCTACTCGCTGCTAACCCTTGCCGCCCTCACGTCGCTAATGTCGCTCGTAGAGGTAGCTACGGCATTCTGTCATGAAGAGCTGAAGATCTCGCGTCGCAATGCCACACTGCTCGTCGTAACATCGGCCTCGCTCATCGGTGTGTTCTGTTCGCTGTCACTGAGCGGCTATGACGGTCTCACGGTTCTGGGAATGTCTCTCTTCGACCTCTTTGACTTCGTCACTGGTCAGATATTCCTGCCCATCGTAGGTTTCCTCACATGCATCTTCATTGGCTGGGTGGTGCCCCGCAAGGTGGTATATGACGAGTTC